The following proteins come from a genomic window of Gossypium raimondii isolate GPD5lz chromosome 5, ASM2569854v1, whole genome shotgun sequence:
- the LOC105770080 gene encoding F-box/FBD/LRR-repeat protein At1g13570 isoform X1, with the protein MSIVIKQREPSRLPSKADAEFDRISNLPGHVIDQILSRLPIRDAVRSSVLSRKWRYKWATIPCLVFDNHCFNFSSQDQSFIKNKLVNIIDHVLLLHNGPIHKFKLSHRDLLGVTDIDRWILCISRSSIKEVVLEIWKGQRYKPPSCLFNCQNLIHLELFNCLLKPPLMFKGFKNLKSLDLQHITITQDVFEKLISSCPSLERLTLMNFTGVTHLIIDAPNLQFFDIGGIFEDVSFLNTVHLSLISIGLYVNIDNEENGAQDNSSKLLRFFVNLPHIRRLEIQSYFLKYLAMGYVPSRLPNLCVDLNHLSIRIDFDDLEENTAALCLLRSCPNLQELEMLARPEEQSSMERSTNFWEDDHWSSLFAHLRLVKVSGISGVKSEMDFIKFLLSNSPVLEQLTVKPASQEGEWELMKELLRFRRASIYAEVIYLDP; encoded by the exons ATGAGCATTGTAATC AAGCAAAGAGAACCATCAAGATTGCCCAGCAAAGCAGATGCAGAGTTTGATAGGATCAGCAATTTACCAGGACATGTTATTGATCAAATCTTGTCACGTTTGCCGATAAGGGATGCGGTAAGGAGCAGTGTTCTGTCAAGGAAGTGGAGATACAAATGGGCTACGATACCTTGTCTTGTGTTCGAtaatcattgttttaatttctcttccCAAGACCAATCTTTCATAAAAAACAAGCTTGTAAACATCATTGACCATGTACTTTTACTTCACAACGGCCCAATACACAAATTCAAACTTTCACATCGAGATCTTTTAGGTGTCACTGACATTGATCGATGGATACTTTGCATATCAAGGAGCTCTATCAAAGAAGTCGTGCTGGAAATATGGAAGGGCCAGCGCTACAAACCACcttcttgtttatttaattgCCAGAATCTAATTCATTTGGAGCTATTTAATTGTTTGCTAAAACCTCCATTGATGTTCAAAGGTTTCAAGAATTTGAAGAGCCTTGATCTCCAGCATATTACCATCACCCAAGATGTGTTTGAAAAGCTCATTTCGAGCTGCCCTTCTCTTGAGAGATTAACATTGATGAACTTTACTGGTGTCACACATCTTATCATTGATGCACCAAATCTGCAATTCTTTGACATTGGTGGCATTTTTGAAGATGTTAGCTTTCTGAATACGGTCCATTTATCTTTGATTTCCATTGGTTTGTATGTAAATATTGACAATGAAGAGAATGGTGCTCAAGACAATTCTAGTAAACTGCTCAGATTCTTTGTTAATCTGCCTCATATACGGAGGCTGGAGATTCAGAGTtactttttgaag TATTTGGCGATGGGATATGTGCCGAGCAGGTTGCCTAACCTATGTGTTGATCTGAATCATTTATCGATTCGTatagattttgatgatttggAGGAAAATACCGCTGCTCTATGCCTCCTAAGAAGTTGTCCAAATCTCCAAGAGTTGGAAATGTTG GCTCGGCCCGAGGAACAATCTTCCATGGAAAGATCCACCAACTTCTGGGAAGATGATCATTGGAGCTCTTTGTTTGCACATCTGAGACTGGTCAAAGTGTCTGGCATCTCTGGTGTTAAATCGGAAATGGATTTTATCAAGTTCCTGCTATCGAATTCACCTGTGCTCGAGCAGTTGACTGTTAAGCCAGCTTCCCAGGAAGGCGAATGGGAGTTAATGAAGGAATTGCTGCGGTTCCGGCGAGCTTCGATATATGCAGAAGTCATTTATTTGGACCCATGA
- the LOC105770080 gene encoding F-box/FBD/LRR-repeat protein At1g13570 isoform X2 — protein MSIVIQREPSRLPSKADAEFDRISNLPGHVIDQILSRLPIRDAVRSSVLSRKWRYKWATIPCLVFDNHCFNFSSQDQSFIKNKLVNIIDHVLLLHNGPIHKFKLSHRDLLGVTDIDRWILCISRSSIKEVVLEIWKGQRYKPPSCLFNCQNLIHLELFNCLLKPPLMFKGFKNLKSLDLQHITITQDVFEKLISSCPSLERLTLMNFTGVTHLIIDAPNLQFFDIGGIFEDVSFLNTVHLSLISIGLYVNIDNEENGAQDNSSKLLRFFVNLPHIRRLEIQSYFLKYLAMGYVPSRLPNLCVDLNHLSIRIDFDDLEENTAALCLLRSCPNLQELEMLARPEEQSSMERSTNFWEDDHWSSLFAHLRLVKVSGISGVKSEMDFIKFLLSNSPVLEQLTVKPASQEGEWELMKELLRFRRASIYAEVIYLDP, from the exons ATGAGCATTGTAATC CAAAGAGAACCATCAAGATTGCCCAGCAAAGCAGATGCAGAGTTTGATAGGATCAGCAATTTACCAGGACATGTTATTGATCAAATCTTGTCACGTTTGCCGATAAGGGATGCGGTAAGGAGCAGTGTTCTGTCAAGGAAGTGGAGATACAAATGGGCTACGATACCTTGTCTTGTGTTCGAtaatcattgttttaatttctcttccCAAGACCAATCTTTCATAAAAAACAAGCTTGTAAACATCATTGACCATGTACTTTTACTTCACAACGGCCCAATACACAAATTCAAACTTTCACATCGAGATCTTTTAGGTGTCACTGACATTGATCGATGGATACTTTGCATATCAAGGAGCTCTATCAAAGAAGTCGTGCTGGAAATATGGAAGGGCCAGCGCTACAAACCACcttcttgtttatttaattgCCAGAATCTAATTCATTTGGAGCTATTTAATTGTTTGCTAAAACCTCCATTGATGTTCAAAGGTTTCAAGAATTTGAAGAGCCTTGATCTCCAGCATATTACCATCACCCAAGATGTGTTTGAAAAGCTCATTTCGAGCTGCCCTTCTCTTGAGAGATTAACATTGATGAACTTTACTGGTGTCACACATCTTATCATTGATGCACCAAATCTGCAATTCTTTGACATTGGTGGCATTTTTGAAGATGTTAGCTTTCTGAATACGGTCCATTTATCTTTGATTTCCATTGGTTTGTATGTAAATATTGACAATGAAGAGAATGGTGCTCAAGACAATTCTAGTAAACTGCTCAGATTCTTTGTTAATCTGCCTCATATACGGAGGCTGGAGATTCAGAGTtactttttgaag TATTTGGCGATGGGATATGTGCCGAGCAGGTTGCCTAACCTATGTGTTGATCTGAATCATTTATCGATTCGTatagattttgatgatttggAGGAAAATACCGCTGCTCTATGCCTCCTAAGAAGTTGTCCAAATCTCCAAGAGTTGGAAATGTTG GCTCGGCCCGAGGAACAATCTTCCATGGAAAGATCCACCAACTTCTGGGAAGATGATCATTGGAGCTCTTTGTTTGCACATCTGAGACTGGTCAAAGTGTCTGGCATCTCTGGTGTTAAATCGGAAATGGATTTTATCAAGTTCCTGCTATCGAATTCACCTGTGCTCGAGCAGTTGACTGTTAAGCCAGCTTCCCAGGAAGGCGAATGGGAGTTAATGAAGGAATTGCTGCGGTTCCGGCGAGCTTCGATATATGCAGAAGTCATTTATTTGGACCCATGA